A region of Beijerinckia sp. 28-YEA-48 DNA encodes the following proteins:
- a CDS encoding cell division protein ZapA: MAQITVTVGGRPYRMACADGEEDHLESLARVVDDRITELRGSFGEIGDQRLAVMAAISIADELSESTRKITRLNGEIEELNDAQRSAQTSSDAAAESAADRLDNIAARIERLAQVMNAAGKTQQ; the protein is encoded by the coding sequence ATGGCGCAGATCACAGTCACGGTCGGTGGACGCCCCTATCGCATGGCCTGCGCCGATGGCGAGGAAGACCATCTCGAATCATTGGCCCGTGTGGTCGATGACCGCATCACCGAATTGCGTGGATCCTTCGGCGAGATCGGCGATCAACGCCTCGCGGTGATGGCGGCGATTTCGATCGCCGACGAACTGTCGGAAAGCACCCGCAAGATCACGCGCCTGAACGGCGAGATCGAAGAGCTCAACGACGCGCAACGTTCGGCGCAAACCAGCAGCGACGCGGCCGCCGAAAGCGCCGCCGACCGGCTGGATAATATCGCCGCCCGCATCGAACGGCTGGCACAGGTGATGAACGCCGCGGGCAAGACGCAACAATAG
- a CDS encoding DUF4164 domain-containing protein — protein MTLPPRLDAAMKRLEAALSHLEAAGERRIVAEGTRGNLEEELMVMQDDRARLAAELDGALARARSLSLANSEVRQRLEQASDALRVMISETRPSEPSEGGD, from the coding sequence ATGACCCTGCCGCCCCGCCTCGACGCCGCCATGAAACGCCTCGAAGCCGCTCTGTCCCATTTGGAAGCTGCCGGCGAACGCCGCATCGTTGCCGAAGGCACGCGCGGCAATCTCGAGGAAGAACTGATGGTGATGCAAGATGACCGTGCCCGCCTGGCAGCGGAGCTCGACGGCGCCCTTGCGCGCGCCCGCAGCCTGTCGCTCGCCAACTCCGAAGTGCGCCAGCGCCTGGAACAGGCCAGCGACGCCCTGCGCGTCATGATCAGCGAGACCCGCCCCAGCGAACCAAGCGAAGGGGGCGACTAG
- the tkt gene encoding transketolase translates to MTVSNGAMANAIRALAMDAVEKANSGHPGLPMGAADIATVLFDKVLKYDAAAPHWPDRDRFVLSAGHGSMLLYAVLFLTGAPGMSLEQLKNFRQLGSLTPGHPEYGHTVGVETTTGPLGQGIATAVGMALAERMLNAEFGDVVDHHTYVLASDGDLMEGISQEAIAIAGHLKLNRMIVLHDDNGISIDGPLSVADSVDQVKRFEACGWAAERIDGHDQAAILAAIERAQKSDKPSLIACKTTIGFGAPTRAGTAKAHGEALGAAEIEGARKALGWNYGPFEIPDDILAVWRQAGSRGAARREAWEKRLAALDPAKKAEFERRLAGKLPAGFGAAVEAFKQQAAADAKPWATRKAGEAVLAALAPVVPELLTGSADLTGSNNTKVAATPEISPGHYAGRYIHWGIREHGMVAAINGMALHGGFIPSGATFLVFTDYCRPALRLAALMGVRNIEVMTHDSIGLGEDGPTHQPVEHLAALRAIPNLNTFRPADLTETLECWQAALESAHTPSVLALTRQNLRQVRTTFMRENLSARGAYELAGAEGAAQVSIFASGSEVEIALDARKLLAEKGISARVVSVPCYDLFLAQDKDYIKRTIGDAPVKVAVEAAIRMGWDAIIGSDGVFIGMSTFGASGPYKKLYEHFGITAQAVAGAAIARHNG, encoded by the coding sequence ATGACTGTTTCTAATGGCGCTATGGCCAACGCGATCCGCGCTTTGGCCATGGATGCGGTCGAAAAAGCCAACTCGGGTCATCCTGGGCTGCCGATGGGCGCCGCGGATATTGCCACGGTCCTGTTCGATAAGGTGCTGAAATATGATGCGGCGGCGCCGCACTGGCCCGATCGCGATCGTTTCGTGTTGTCGGCGGGCCACGGCTCGATGCTGCTCTATGCTGTGCTGTTCCTCACCGGCGCACCGGGCATGTCCTTGGAGCAGCTGAAGAATTTCCGTCAACTTGGGTCCTTGACGCCCGGTCATCCAGAATATGGCCACACTGTCGGCGTCGAGACGACGACGGGGCCGCTGGGCCAGGGCATCGCCACGGCGGTCGGCATGGCGCTGGCGGAGCGGATGCTCAATGCCGAATTCGGCGATGTGGTTGACCACCATACCTATGTGCTGGCCTCCGACGGCGACCTGATGGAGGGCATCTCCCAGGAAGCCATCGCCATCGCCGGTCATCTTAAGCTTAACCGGATGATCGTCCTGCACGACGACAACGGCATTTCCATCGATGGGCCGCTTTCGGTCGCCGACTCGGTCGATCAGGTGAAGCGGTTCGAGGCCTGCGGCTGGGCCGCCGAGCGAATCGACGGTCATGACCAGGCGGCGATCCTGGCCGCGATCGAGCGGGCGCAGAAGTCCGACAAGCCGAGCCTGATCGCCTGCAAGACCACCATCGGTTTTGGCGCCCCGACCCGGGCCGGCACGGCCAAGGCCCATGGCGAGGCGCTTGGCGCCGCTGAGATCGAGGGCGCGCGCAAGGCGCTTGGTTGGAACTACGGTCCGTTCGAGATCCCCGACGATATCCTGGCCGTTTGGCGCCAGGCTGGTAGTCGTGGCGCGGCGCGCCGCGAAGCCTGGGAAAAGCGCCTGGCGGCGCTCGATCCGGCGAAGAAAGCGGAATTCGAGCGGCGCCTTGCCGGCAAATTGCCGGCCGGTTTCGGTGCGGCGGTCGAAGCGTTCAAGCAGCAGGCTGCGGCCGACGCGAAGCCGTGGGCGACCCGCAAGGCGGGCGAAGCGGTGCTGGCGGCGCTGGCGCCGGTCGTGCCGGAACTGCTCACCGGTTCTGCCGATCTGACCGGCTCCAACAACACCAAGGTGGCGGCGACGCCGGAGATTTCGCCGGGCCATTACGCCGGCCGTTACATACATTGGGGCATCCGCGAACATGGCATGGTGGCGGCCATCAACGGCATGGCGCTGCATGGCGGCTTCATCCCGTCGGGCGCGACCTTCCTGGTCTTCACCGACTATTGCCGTCCGGCGCTGCGCCTCGCCGCGCTCATGGGTGTGCGCAATATCGAAGTGATGACCCATGATTCCATCGGTCTGGGTGAGGACGGTCCGACCCATCAGCCGGTCGAGCATCTGGCGGCGCTGCGGGCCATTCCCAATCTGAACACGTTCCGCCCGGCCGATCTGACCGAAACCCTGGAGTGCTGGCAGGCGGCGCTGGAAAGCGCCCATACGCCCTCCGTGCTCGCCCTGACCCGGCAGAATCTGCGGCAGGTGCGCACCACGTTCATGCGTGAAAATCTGAGCGCCCGGGGCGCCTATGAGCTGGCGGGCGCCGAGGGTGCCGCGCAGGTTTCGATCTTTGCCTCCGGCTCTGAGGTCGAGATCGCGCTGGATGCTCGTAAGCTTCTGGCCGAAAAGGGTATTTCGGCGCGAGTCGTCTCGGTTCCCTGCTATGATCTGTTCCTGGCTCAGGACAAGGATTATATCAAGCGGACGATCGGCGACGCTCCGGTCAAGGTCGCGGTGGAAGCCGCAATCCGCATGGGGTGGGACGCTATCATCGGGTCCGATGGGGTGTTCATTGGCATGTCAACGTTTGGTGCCAGTGGGCCCTATAAGAAACTTTACGAACATTTCGGTATTACCGCGCAAGCCGTTGCGGGTGCCGCAATTGCCCGCCACAACGGGTAG
- the gap gene encoding type I glyceraldehyde-3-phosphate dehydrogenase, which yields MAVRVSINGFGRIGRLALRAIIEAGRKDIEVVAVNGTAPVETLVHLLKYDSVHGRFPGPITYTKDTIDAGHGPMKLTMERDPSKLPHKDMGIDIVLECTGKFTKKSTAIAHIESGAKRVLVSSPCDDADLTVVYGVNHDKLTKDHIVVSNASCTTNCLAPVAKVLNDTIGIEHGFMTTIHAYTGDQPTHDSTHKDLYRARAAALSLIPTKTGAAKAVGLVLPELAGKLDGSSIRVPTPNVSVVDLKFTAKRATTKEEINDIVRRAASQQLKGILGYTDDPNVSVDFNHDSHSAVFHTMETKVIDGTFVRVLSWYDNEWGFSCRLIDTAVAMGKLV from the coding sequence ATGGCAGTCAGGGTTTCGATCAATGGGTTCGGTCGCATCGGCCGTCTCGCCCTTCGTGCGATCATCGAAGCCGGCCGGAAGGATATCGAAGTCGTCGCGGTAAATGGCACGGCCCCGGTTGAGACCCTCGTCCACCTGTTGAAATACGACAGTGTCCACGGCCGCTTTCCCGGTCCTATTACCTATACCAAGGATACGATCGACGCCGGCCATGGGCCGATGAAGCTCACCATGGAGCGCGATCCCTCGAAACTGCCGCACAAGGACATGGGCATCGACATCGTCCTCGAATGCACCGGCAAGTTCACCAAGAAATCGACCGCCATCGCCCATATTGAGTCCGGCGCCAAGCGGGTGCTGGTGTCGTCGCCGTGCGATGATGCCGATCTGACCGTCGTCTATGGCGTCAATCACGACAAATTGACGAAGGACCACATCGTCGTTTCGAATGCGTCGTGCACGACGAACTGCCTGGCGCCCGTGGCCAAGGTGCTGAACGATACGATCGGCATCGAGCATGGCTTTATGACGACGATCCATGCCTATACCGGCGACCAGCCGACCCATGACTCGACGCATAAGGATCTCTATCGCGCCCGCGCCGCCGCGCTGTCGCTGATCCCGACCAAGACCGGTGCTGCCAAGGCCGTGGGCCTCGTGCTGCCGGAGCTCGCCGGCAAGCTCGATGGTTCTTCGATCCGCGTGCCGACGCCGAATGTTTCGGTTGTCGATCTAAAATTCACCGCCAAGCGGGCGACGACGAAGGAGGAGATCAACGACATTGTCCGTCGTGCCGCCTCCCAGCAGTTGAAGGGCATCCTCGGCTACACGGATGATCCGAACGTCTCCGTCGACTTCAATCACGATAGTCATTCTGCGGTCTTCCATACCATGGAGACGAAGGTCATTGACGGAACATTCGTGCGCGTACTGAGTTGGTACGACAACGAATGGGGCTTCTCATGCCGCCTGATTGATACCGCCGTCGCCATGGGTAAGCTGGTTTGA
- a CDS encoding phosphoglycerate kinase, producing MAKFRTLDDVDVTGKRVLLRVDLNLPVESGRVTDTTRLERIIPTMKEIISRGGRLILLSHFGRPKNGPDEDCSLKPLAAAVSEHLDWPVSFAFDCIGSEAQEAVGQMKDGDVLLLENTRFHAGEEKNDPVFVAELARLGDIYVNDGFSVAHRAHASTEGLAHVLPSAAGRSMQAELDALTHALDEPERPLAAIVGGAKVSSKLELLGSLMKKVEYLIIGGAMANTFFAAQGKKVGKSLVERNMIETASQILAKAREAHCTIVLPIDVVVAHEFKAHAPSRVATVDDVHDDEMILDIGPASIDAIDKLLSDVKTLVWNGPFGAFEISPFDTGTNAVAQFAAQRTADGELLTVAGGGDTVSALNQAGVGDKFSYISTAGGAFLEWLEGKALPGVEVLRARS from the coding sequence ATGGCGAAATTCCGTACTTTGGATGACGTCGATGTGACGGGTAAGCGCGTGTTGCTGCGCGTCGATCTCAATCTGCCCGTCGAGAGTGGCCGCGTCACCGACACGACCCGTCTTGAGCGCATCATTCCGACGATGAAGGAAATCATCAGTCGTGGTGGCCGATTGATCCTGCTGTCGCATTTCGGTCGGCCTAAGAATGGTCCCGATGAAGATTGTTCGTTGAAGCCGCTCGCCGCGGCCGTGTCCGAACATCTCGACTGGCCCGTTTCTTTCGCCTTCGATTGCATCGGCTCCGAAGCGCAGGAAGCGGTTGGGCAGATGAAGGACGGCGATGTCCTGCTCTTGGAAAACACGCGCTTCCATGCCGGCGAGGAAAAGAACGACCCGGTCTTCGTCGCCGAACTGGCGCGCCTGGGTGATATCTATGTCAACGATGGTTTCTCGGTAGCGCACCGCGCCCACGCTTCGACCGAAGGCCTGGCGCATGTGTTGCCGTCTGCGGCCGGGCGCAGCATGCAGGCTGAGCTCGACGCTTTGACCCATGCGCTCGACGAGCCGGAGCGGCCTCTTGCCGCCATCGTCGGTGGCGCCAAGGTGTCGAGCAAGCTGGAATTGCTCGGCAGCCTGATGAAGAAGGTCGAATATCTGATCATCGGCGGCGCCATGGCCAATACGTTCTTTGCCGCGCAAGGCAAGAAGGTCGGCAAGTCCCTGGTCGAGCGCAATATGATCGAGACCGCCTCGCAGATTCTCGCCAAGGCGCGTGAAGCTCATTGCACGATCGTGCTGCCAATAGACGTGGTGGTGGCGCATGAATTCAAAGCGCATGCGCCTTCGCGCGTTGCTACAGTTGACGATGTGCATGATGACGAAATGATCCTCGACATCGGCCCGGCCTCGATCGACGCGATCGACAAGCTGTTGTCGGATGTGAAGACGCTGGTCTGGAATGGCCCGTTCGGGGCGTTCGAAATCAGCCCGTTCGATACGGGGACCAATGCCGTGGCGCAGTTCGCCGCGCAGCGTACCGCCGATGGCGAGCTGCTGACGGTAGCTGGCGGCGGCGATACGGTCTCCGCGCTGAACCAGGCAGGCGTCGGCGATAAATTCAGTTATATTTCCACAGCGGGTGGTGCGTTTCTCGAATGGCTGGAGGGCAAGGCCCTGCCCGGCGTCGAGGTCTTGCGCGCCCGCAG